A genome region from Bradyrhizobium commune includes the following:
- the fabD gene encoding ACP S-malonyltransferase, with amino-acid sequence MTAAFTFPGQGSQAVGMGKALADAFPVARAVFDEVDAALGEKLTATIWDGPAETLQLTENAQPALMAVSVATLRVLEAEAGFSVGRDAAFVAGHSLGEYSALAAAGSLTISDTARLLRTRGLAMQKAVPVGVGAMAALLGLDYEAAMAVANEAAQGQVCQAANDNGGGQVVVSGDKAAVDRAVEIAKTKGAKRAMLLPVSAPFHCKLMQPAADAMAEALSKVMIKAPAAPLVSNVLASAIADPDEIRRRLVEQVTGTVRWRESVSYMAGQGVTRFFEIGAGKVLTGLVKRITDGAVGVAVGGPNDIAAAKDALAAAKQA; translated from the coding sequence ATGACGGCAGCATTCACATTTCCGGGGCAGGGGTCTCAGGCGGTCGGTATGGGCAAGGCCCTGGCCGACGCTTTCCCGGTGGCGCGCGCCGTGTTCGACGAGGTCGATGCCGCGCTCGGCGAGAAGCTGACGGCTACTATCTGGGATGGCCCCGCGGAGACACTCCAGCTCACCGAGAACGCACAGCCGGCGCTGATGGCCGTCTCTGTGGCCACCCTGCGCGTGCTGGAGGCTGAGGCAGGTTTTTCCGTAGGACGGGACGCGGCCTTCGTTGCCGGCCACTCGCTCGGTGAATATTCGGCGCTGGCCGCAGCCGGCAGCCTGACGATTTCAGACACGGCCCGGCTGCTTCGCACCCGCGGTCTCGCAATGCAAAAGGCCGTTCCCGTCGGCGTCGGGGCCATGGCCGCGTTGCTCGGACTCGATTACGAGGCCGCTATGGCTGTCGCCAACGAGGCGGCACAGGGGCAGGTCTGCCAGGCCGCCAATGACAATGGCGGCGGGCAGGTGGTCGTTTCCGGCGACAAGGCTGCGGTCGATCGCGCCGTCGAGATCGCCAAGACCAAGGGCGCCAAGCGCGCAATGCTGCTGCCGGTGTCCGCGCCGTTCCATTGCAAATTGATGCAGCCGGCCGCGGATGCCATGGCGGAAGCGCTCTCCAAGGTCATGATCAAGGCGCCGGCGGCGCCGCTGGTGTCGAATGTGCTGGCAAGCGCCATCGCCGATCCCGACGAGATTCGTCGCCGATTGGTCGAACAGGTTACGGGAACGGTTCGCTGGCGCGAGTCGGTTTCCTATATGGCAGGGCAGGGCGTCACTCGCTTCTTCGAGATCGGCGCCGGCAAGGTTCTGACCGGTCTCGTCAAGCGCATTACGGATGGTGCCGTCGGCGTCGCTGTGGGCGGACCCAACGACATCGCCGCTGCCAAGGATGCATTGGCCGCTGCGAAGCAGGCCTAG
- a CDS encoding GGDEF domain-containing protein: MANVVPQTSTVSASRGQPRRRPLQACVDWLLAGPRPQPDDIHNELLQQRTNKTRTMLVAVAASLLIASLSAALTGAAWAYAWVLAEIVLGSTRVTLMMRALAKAKRDRRAPVNVSPIWAGLASVILISAGCYQCVASGIMPLILMAGIGLANLVGGIASRNAGTPRYGILLICILTLPFAVATILSPVPFLFIIGLQTPVYTAGMIFLLLENHKILLDLHHSERNNRLMAHHDLLTGLPNRALNQKLFAEMLDGPWPDAASAVSKLTVFCVDLDGFKGVNDRFGHAAGDAVLVAVAKRLCASVRDADVVCRIGGDEFVILLPDTTDDEAVAIAQLIIARVAEPFDFTPAARVGASIGLASAPRDGVTADELLSAADRAMYEAKRRGKGAFVIHGAAVVEPVTLVPEATFLPAPRAAAPAR; the protein is encoded by the coding sequence ATGGCAAATGTGGTCCCACAGACATCGACGGTTTCCGCTTCTCGTGGGCAACCGCGCCGGCGTCCTTTGCAGGCCTGCGTCGACTGGCTGCTGGCCGGCCCGCGTCCGCAGCCCGACGACATCCACAATGAATTGCTCCAGCAACGCACCAACAAGACCAGAACAATGCTGGTGGCGGTGGCGGCATCGCTGCTGATCGCCTCGCTCTCCGCCGCTTTGACCGGCGCCGCCTGGGCCTATGCCTGGGTGCTCGCGGAGATCGTTCTCGGCAGCACGCGCGTTACGCTGATGATGCGAGCCCTGGCAAAGGCGAAGCGGGACCGGCGCGCGCCGGTCAACGTCTCGCCGATCTGGGCGGGCCTCGCATCGGTCATCCTGATTTCCGCCGGTTGCTATCAATGTGTGGCGTCCGGCATCATGCCGCTGATCCTGATGGCCGGCATTGGTCTTGCCAACCTCGTCGGCGGCATCGCCTCGCGCAACGCGGGGACACCGCGCTACGGCATTCTCCTGATCTGCATCCTGACGCTGCCCTTCGCGGTCGCCACGATCCTGTCGCCGGTGCCGTTCCTGTTCATCATCGGACTGCAAACGCCGGTCTACACGGCGGGGATGATTTTCCTGCTGCTCGAGAACCACAAGATCCTGCTCGATCTGCACCATTCCGAGCGCAACAATCGCCTGATGGCGCATCACGACCTGCTGACAGGCCTGCCCAACCGCGCCCTCAACCAGAAACTTTTCGCCGAAATGCTCGACGGCCCATGGCCCGATGCAGCGTCGGCTGTCTCGAAGCTCACAGTGTTCTGCGTCGACCTCGACGGCTTCAAGGGCGTCAATGACAGGTTTGGGCACGCCGCGGGCGACGCTGTTCTCGTCGCAGTGGCGAAGCGTCTGTGCGCCAGCGTGCGCGATGCCGATGTCGTGTGCCGCATTGGCGGCGACGAGTTCGTGATCCTGCTGCCTGACACCACCGACGACGAAGCTGTCGCAATCGCCCAGCTGATCATCGCGCGAGTGGCGGAGCCGTTCGACTTTACGCCAGCGGCGCGTGTAGGGGCCAGCATCGGCCTTGCGTCGGCACCGCGCGACGGTGTGACCGCTGACGAACTGCTCAGCGCCGCCGACCGCGCGATGTACGAAGCCAAGCGTCGCGGCAAGGGCGCATTCGTGATCCACGGCGCCGCGGTCGTCGAGCCCGTCACGCTTGTGCCCGAGGCAACATTCCTTCCTGCGCCAAGAGCTGCGGCGCCGGCCCGCTAG
- a CDS encoding fatty acid desaturase family protein yields the protein MTALRMRARDFLTEDQLVDVRRRVTWKGVALIAHAWALIIGAIALVAWWPNPLTYVFAVAIIGSRQLGLAILMHDGAHGCLSADETTNLTLSQWFCAYPLFAETRAYRRYHLQHHARTQQEDDPDLVLSAPFPITKLSYRRKFIRDITGQTGYQQRKAQLLNALGPKDWPWRQRLTHFWDKLGPQCIVNAVMLAALAAAGVWWAYPLLWLVPLVTWMMVITRIRNIAEHAVVPDSSDPLRNTRTTHANFLERLFIAPYYVNYHLEHHLLFYVPCYNLPKVHRLLGESRHAERMEVQPNYAAVLRLATAKPNRDDRPGQLASSTRRARAGAEVGADQKAGGF from the coding sequence ATGACCGCGCTTCGCATGCGTGCCCGCGATTTCCTGACCGAGGATCAGCTCGTCGACGTGCGCCGGCGCGTGACCTGGAAGGGCGTGGCCCTGATCGCGCATGCCTGGGCGCTGATCATTGGCGCGATCGCGCTGGTCGCGTGGTGGCCCAATCCGCTCACCTATGTCTTCGCCGTCGCGATCATCGGCTCGCGCCAGCTAGGCCTTGCGATCCTCATGCATGACGGCGCGCATGGCTGTCTCTCCGCCGACGAGACCACCAACCTGACGCTGAGCCAGTGGTTCTGCGCCTATCCACTCTTTGCGGAGACGCGCGCTTACCGGCGCTATCATTTGCAGCATCATGCGCGCACCCAGCAGGAGGACGATCCGGACCTCGTGCTGTCGGCGCCGTTTCCAATCACCAAGCTGAGCTACCGCCGCAAGTTCATCCGCGATATCACCGGGCAGACCGGCTACCAGCAGCGCAAGGCGCAACTGCTCAATGCGCTGGGGCCAAAGGACTGGCCATGGCGGCAGCGGCTGACGCATTTCTGGGACAAGCTCGGCCCGCAATGCATCGTCAATGCCGTGATGTTGGCAGCGCTTGCTGCGGCGGGCGTCTGGTGGGCCTATCCGCTGCTATGGCTGGTGCCGCTCGTGACCTGGATGATGGTCATCACCCGCATCCGCAACATCGCCGAGCATGCCGTTGTGCCTGACAGCAGCGATCCCTTGCGCAATACCCGCACCACGCATGCCAATTTTCTCGAGCGTCTGTTCATCGCGCCGTACTACGTGAACTACCACCTCGAGCATCATCTTCTGTTCTACGTGCCCTGCTACAATTTGCCGAAAGTCCATCGCCTGCTCGGCGAAAGCCGGCATGCCGAGCGGATGGAGGTGCAGCCGAATTACGCCGCGGTGCTGCGGCTCGCCACCGCCAAGCCGAACCGCGACGACCGACCGGGACAATTGGCCAGCAGCACGCGCCGCGCGCGGGCCGGTGCCGAGGTCGGTGCGGATCAGAAGGCGGGCGGTTTCTAG
- a CDS encoding TetR/AcrR family transcriptional regulator C-terminal domain-containing protein, whose translation MTDKAVQEPFEAPAGDPKHAARATRSAGRKMRSLLLDAASPLFRERGLSGTSITDIAAAADAFPSQITYYFRTKEALFVECACRELLYLARATEQAALKARSPREYTHALAGTVTASDSVAFFAEALTLTRRRQDLAPLVERTIERLHGEGARAYTSQVARHGWRSLRAPDESSRRFWAVAIGVILEGYAMGRSPDELCAEMLRVLGEQAKSTGEAARLRLVDDHDASTTLDGES comes from the coding sequence ATGACGGATAAGGCGGTCCAGGAACCGTTTGAGGCGCCAGCAGGCGATCCCAAGCACGCCGCGCGGGCGACGCGCTCCGCTGGCCGCAAAATGCGTTCGCTGCTGCTGGACGCGGCGAGCCCGCTGTTTCGTGAGCGGGGGCTGTCCGGCACCTCGATCACCGACATTGCGGCCGCTGCGGACGCATTCCCGAGCCAGATCACCTATTACTTCCGCACCAAGGAGGCGCTGTTCGTCGAATGTGCCTGCCGCGAACTCCTGTACCTGGCGCGTGCGACCGAGCAGGCGGCGCTGAAGGCGCGCTCGCCGCGGGAGTACACACACGCGCTGGCCGGGACGGTGACGGCGAGCGATTCGGTTGCCTTCTTCGCCGAAGCGCTGACGCTGACGCGGCGGCGCCAGGATCTTGCGCCGCTGGTCGAGCGCACCATCGAACGCCTGCACGGCGAGGGTGCACGCGCCTATACGAGCCAGGTCGCGCGCCACGGCTGGCGCTCCCTGCGCGCACCCGACGAGAGCTCGCGGCGGTTTTGGGCCGTCGCCATCGGCGTAATCCTCGAAGGCTACGCCATGGGTCGCTCGCCCGATGAGCTCTGCGCCGAGATGCTGCGCGTGCTTGGCGAGCAGGCGAAATCAACCGGCGAGGCTGCGCGCTTGCGCCTCGTCGATGACCACGATGCTTCCACCACGTTGGATGGGGAGAGTTAG
- the rpsF gene encoding 30S ribosomal protein S6 has protein sequence MALYEHVFLARQDASTQQVEELTAQMTGIVEGLGGKVTKTENWGVRSLTYRMNKNRKAHFVLLNIDAPSAAIAEIERQERISEDVIRYLSVRVEELEEGPSAMMRKADRDRERDDRGGGFRGEREGGFRGDREGGFRGGDRDGGGFRGDRGPRRPRDEAETTDGE, from the coding sequence ATGGCTCTCTATGAGCATGTTTTTCTCGCGCGCCAAGACGCGAGCACGCAGCAGGTCGAAGAGCTGACTGCGCAGATGACCGGTATCGTCGAGGGTCTCGGCGGCAAGGTCACCAAGACCGAGAATTGGGGCGTTCGCTCCCTCACCTACCGCATGAACAAGAACCGCAAGGCGCACTTCGTGCTGCTCAACATCGACGCGCCGTCCGCGGCGATCGCCGAGATCGAGCGCCAGGAGCGCATCAGCGAAGACGTGATCCGCTATCTCAGCGTCCGCGTCGAGGAGCTCGAGGAAGGCCCGTCCGCGATGATGCGCAAGGCCGATCGCGATCGCGAGCGTGACGATCGTGGCGGCGGCTTCCGCGGCGAGCGTGAAGGCGGCTTCCGTGGCGACCGCGAAGGCGGTTTCCGTGGTGGCGATCGTGATGGCGGCGGCTTCCGCGGTGATCGCGGCCCGCGTCGTCCGCGCGACGAAGCTGAAACGACGGATGGGGAGTAA
- the rpsR gene encoding 30S ribosomal protein S18 — MAEAGARRPFFRRRKSCPFTGANAPKIDYKDSKLLMRYVSERGKIVPSRITAVSAKKQRELARAIKRARFLGLLPYVIR, encoded by the coding sequence ATGGCTGAAGCTGGTGCACGCCGTCCGTTTTTCCGTCGTCGCAAGAGCTGCCCGTTCACGGGCGCCAATGCGCCGAAGATCGACTACAAGGACTCCAAGCTCCTGATGCGTTACGTCTCCGAGCGCGGCAAGATCGTGCCGAGCCGCATCACCGCGGTGTCCGCGAAGAAGCAGCGTGAGCTCGCCCGCGCCATCAAGCGCGCGCGGTTCCTGGGCCTGTTGCCCTACGTCATTCGCTAA
- the rplI gene encoding 50S ribosomal protein L9, which yields MEVILLERVSKLGQMGEVVKVRDGYARNFLLKRGKALRATADNRAKYDGMKADLEARNLASKGEASKVAEKIEGKNIIVIRQASEAGQLFGSVTVRDVVTAFEADGVSLSRPQVQLDAPIKSIGRHSITVAVHPEVEVEVTVTVARSQDEAERINRGEDISTRNEDRDAAAEAIAAAGEFFDPEAQHDDVAPAPAADETEK from the coding sequence ATGGAAGTCATTTTGCTGGAACGCGTGAGCAAGCTCGGCCAGATGGGCGAAGTCGTGAAGGTTCGCGACGGCTATGCCCGCAATTTCCTACTCAAGCGCGGCAAGGCGCTGCGCGCCACCGCCGACAACCGCGCCAAGTACGACGGCATGAAGGCCGACCTCGAAGCTCGCAACCTTGCGTCGAAGGGCGAGGCGTCCAAGGTCGCCGAGAAGATCGAGGGCAAGAACATCATCGTGATCCGTCAGGCCTCTGAGGCCGGCCAGCTGTTCGGCTCGGTCACGGTGCGTGATGTGGTTACTGCCTTCGAGGCCGACGGCGTTTCGCTGTCCCGCCCGCAGGTGCAGCTCGACGCGCCGATCAAGTCCATCGGCAGGCACTCGATCACGGTCGCCGTTCACCCCGAGGTCGAGGTCGAGGTCACCGTCACGGTCGCCCGCAGCCAGGACGAGGCCGAGCGCATCAACCGCGGCGAAGACATCTCGACCCGCAACGAGGACCGCGATGCGGCCGCCGAGGCGATCGCCGCCGCCGGCGAGTTCTTCGATCCGGAAGCCCAGCACGACGACGTCGCGCCGGCCCCGGCTGCGGACGAGACCGAGAAGTAG
- a CDS encoding PaaI family thioesterase, with amino-acid sequence MSNEADPEFATVAERIHANVGRQGFMNLVGAELAELSRGTCTIAVERRPELLQQHGFFHGGVTAFLVDNATTIAAATSRGQAALTAEYKLNLLSPAVGDRLICRARVIKPGRQVSVVAADVFCVSDGVEKHTATALASIAMLSEDVSAKTKSPAA; translated from the coding sequence ATGAGCAACGAGGCTGATCCCGAGTTCGCAACTGTGGCCGAGCGTATCCACGCCAATGTCGGCCGGCAGGGCTTTATGAATCTGGTCGGTGCCGAGCTTGCTGAGCTCTCGCGCGGCACCTGCACCATTGCGGTCGAACGCAGGCCGGAGCTGTTGCAGCAGCACGGCTTCTTCCACGGTGGCGTCACCGCTTTCCTGGTCGACAACGCCACGACGATCGCTGCCGCCACCTCGCGTGGCCAGGCAGCGCTCACGGCAGAGTACAAGCTCAATCTGTTGTCGCCGGCCGTCGGCGACAGGCTGATCTGCAGGGCGCGGGTGATCAAGCCGGGCCGACAGGTTTCGGTGGTCGCCGCCGATGTGTTCTGTGTGAGCGATGGCGTCGAGAAACACACCGCAACGGCACTGGCCTCGATTGCGATGCTGAGCGAGGACGTGTCCGCTAAAACAAAAAGCCCGGCCGCCTGA
- a CDS encoding TetR/AcrR family transcriptional regulator: protein MTSGTRGDLLAAGLAVFDRSGFEGATVAAIRAKARASNGSFFHAFGSKKELAGALFLEVLRHYHAAMLAALDPAPDAEQGIDRLIRAHLDWVVLSRREARYLFEISRSEWSEDIRDAQRAQNARLAEGVERWRAPLVASGVLLPMTPVMFVSQLIGPAQIFCRAFLSGRDRTDPRAEADTLIACAIRALLPPGRINNRQGVAS from the coding sequence ATGACATCCGGGACGCGTGGCGATCTGCTGGCGGCGGGGCTTGCGGTGTTCGACCGGTCGGGCTTCGAGGGCGCGACGGTGGCCGCGATCCGCGCCAAGGCGCGCGCCTCCAACGGCAGCTTCTTTCATGCTTTCGGATCCAAGAAGGAGCTCGCCGGTGCGCTGTTCCTGGAGGTGTTGCGGCACTATCACGCCGCGATGCTCGCCGCGCTCGATCCCGCGCCCGATGCGGAGCAAGGCATCGATCGCCTGATCCGGGCCCATCTCGACTGGGTCGTCTTGAGCCGCCGCGAGGCGCGCTACCTCTTCGAGATCTCGCGCAGCGAATGGAGCGAGGACATTCGTGACGCCCAGCGTGCGCAGAACGCGCGGCTCGCCGAAGGCGTCGAGCGTTGGCGCGCGCCATTGGTTGCCAGCGGCGTGCTGCTGCCGATGACGCCGGTGATGTTCGTCAGCCAGCTGATCGGGCCGGCGCAGATCTTCTGCCGCGCCTTTCTCTCCGGGCGCGACCGCACCGATCCGCGCGCAGAGGCCGACACGCTGATCGCTTGCGCCATCCGCGCGCTGCTGCCGCCCGGGCGCATCAACAACAGGCAAGGAGTGGCGTCATGA
- a CDS encoding SAM-dependent methyltransferase has translation MDRLLRTFLSQFIRRGSMTVTTAGGMKFSVGDGSGEPVEVRFVTADAQRRVLINPELGLGEAFMDGEFVVERGTIADALAILLDQSDLLPHWAKPWWHLRYLTRHLKQFNPRARSRRNVAHHYDLDARLYSLFLDADKQYSCAYFETPETTLDDAQLAKKRHIAAKLLVTGGQRVLDIGSGWGGLGLYLAEIAGCDVTGVTLSTEQLQVANSRAAEKGLTRQARFLLQDYRDIDGPFDRIVSVGMFEHVGVKFYDTYFKRCAELLSEDGVMLLHSIGRSQVPDSTNPWIAKYIFPGGYIPSLSEVVPAIERAGLLVCDIEILRLHYAETLKAWRERFMARREEAVQLYDERFALMWEFYLAACEMTFRKQDMMNFQLQLTRRQGVVPMTRDYIAREEMRLRAVEGGARPRLKLAGE, from the coding sequence ATGGACCGCTTGTTGCGTACGTTTTTATCTCAATTCATCCGCCGCGGGTCGATGACGGTGACCACGGCAGGCGGCATGAAGTTCAGTGTCGGCGACGGCTCCGGTGAGCCGGTCGAGGTTCGCTTCGTCACGGCCGACGCACAAAGGAGAGTCCTCATCAATCCCGAGCTCGGGCTTGGCGAGGCCTTTATGGATGGCGAATTCGTCGTCGAGCGCGGCACCATAGCTGACGCGCTTGCGATCCTGCTCGATCAATCCGACCTATTGCCGCACTGGGCAAAACCCTGGTGGCATCTGCGCTATTTGACTCGACATCTGAAACAGTTCAATCCGCGCGCACGCTCGCGTCGCAATGTCGCGCATCACTACGATCTCGACGCAAGGCTTTATTCGCTTTTCCTCGACGCCGACAAGCAATATAGCTGCGCCTATTTCGAGACGCCCGAGACCACGCTCGACGACGCGCAGCTCGCCAAGAAGCGGCACATCGCCGCAAAGCTGCTGGTCACGGGCGGCCAGCGCGTGCTCGACATCGGCTCGGGCTGGGGCGGGCTCGGCCTCTATCTCGCGGAGATCGCAGGCTGTGACGTCACCGGCGTCACGCTGTCGACCGAACAATTGCAGGTCGCGAACAGCCGCGCTGCCGAGAAGGGCCTGACGCGACAGGCGCGGTTCCTGCTCCAGGACTATCGCGACATCGACGGGCCGTTCGACCGCATCGTTTCGGTCGGCATGTTCGAGCATGTCGGGGTCAAGTTCTACGACACTTATTTCAAGCGCTGTGCCGAACTCCTGAGCGAGGACGGCGTCATGCTGCTGCATTCGATCGGCCGTTCTCAGGTCCCCGACTCGACCAACCCGTGGATTGCCAAATACATCTTCCCCGGCGGCTACATCCCGTCGCTGTCCGAGGTCGTGCCTGCGATCGAGCGCGCGGGCCTGCTGGTCTGCGACATCGAGATCCTGCGCCTGCACTACGCCGAGACGCTGAAGGCCTGGCGGGAGCGTTTCATGGCACGGCGCGAGGAGGCTGTGCAGCTCTACGACGAACGCTTCGCGCTGATGTGGGAGTTCTATCTGGCGGCCTGCGAGATGACGTTCCGCAAGCAGGACATGATGAACTTCCAGCTTCAGCTCACCAGACGCCAGGGCGTGGTGCCGATGACCCGCGACTACATTGCACGCGAGGAGATGCGGCTGCGCGCCGTGGAGGGCGGCGCCAGGCCGAGGCTGAAGCTCGCTGGTGAATAA
- a CDS encoding replicative DNA helicase — translation MALTDSNVLKLAPEPGTPAYRSAPHNIEAEQSLLGAILVNNDAFYRVSDFLEPKHYFEPLHQTIFETAGSLIRMGKIATPVTLKTFLPADTDVGGMTIGQYLARLAAEATTIINAQDYGRTIYDLALRRDLIGIGEDMVNVAYDAPVDFAPRAQIEDAERRLYELAESGRYDGGFQKFSQALTVAVDLAAKAFQRDGKLSGISTGLRDLDTKMGGLQHSDLIIVAGRPGMGKTSLATNIAYNVAQAYVPELQADGTMKAANGGVIGFFSCEMSADQLATRIVAERTGIPSSHIRRGGISEADFEKIRQVSIELQSLPFYVDETGGLSIAQLMARARRLKRQKGLDLIVIDYIQLLSGSSKRSNDSRVQEITEITTSLKALAKELSVPIIALSQLSRQVESREDKRPQLSDLRESGSIEQDADVVLFVFREEYYLAMKEPRPGTEEHAKWQADMERTVGRAEVIIGKQRHGPTGTVELHFDASVTRFGDLAHDGQLPDRSDY, via the coding sequence ATGGCCCTGACTGATTCGAACGTCCTCAAACTCGCGCCCGAGCCCGGAACTCCCGCTTATCGGAGCGCACCGCACAATATCGAGGCGGAGCAGAGCCTTCTGGGCGCGATCCTGGTCAACAACGATGCGTTTTACCGCGTCTCCGACTTCCTTGAGCCGAAACATTATTTCGAGCCGCTGCACCAGACCATCTTCGAGACCGCCGGCAGCCTGATCCGGATGGGCAAGATCGCCACGCCCGTCACGTTGAAGACGTTCCTGCCCGCCGACACCGATGTCGGCGGCATGACCATCGGGCAATATCTGGCGCGGCTCGCGGCCGAAGCGACCACCATCATCAATGCCCAGGACTACGGTCGCACCATCTACGACCTCGCATTGCGACGCGACCTGATCGGCATCGGCGAGGACATGGTCAATGTCGCTTATGACGCACCGGTCGACTTCGCGCCGCGCGCGCAGATCGAAGACGCCGAGCGTCGCCTCTACGAGCTCGCCGAGTCCGGCCGTTACGATGGCGGCTTCCAGAAATTCTCGCAGGCGCTGACGGTCGCTGTCGACCTCGCGGCCAAAGCGTTCCAACGCGACGGAAAGCTGTCGGGCATCTCGACGGGCCTGCGCGACCTCGACACCAAGATGGGCGGCTTGCAGCATTCCGACCTCATCATCGTCGCTGGCCGCCCCGGCATGGGCAAGACGTCGCTGGCGACCAACATCGCCTACAACGTTGCGCAGGCCTACGTTCCGGAACTCCAGGCCGACGGCACCATGAAGGCCGCCAATGGCGGCGTCATCGGCTTCTTCTCCTGCGAAATGTCGGCCGACCAGCTCGCCACGCGTATTGTCGCGGAGCGCACCGGCATCCCCTCCTCCCACATCCGCCGCGGCGGCATCTCCGAAGCCGATTTCGAGAAGATACGCCAAGTCTCGATCGAGCTGCAATCGCTGCCCTTCTATGTCGACGAGACCGGTGGCCTCTCGATCGCGCAGTTGATGGCCCGCGCGCGCCGGCTGAAGCGGCAGAAGGGCCTCGATCTCATCGTGATCGACTACATCCAGCTGCTGTCCGGCTCGAGCAAGCGCTCCAACGACAGCCGCGTGCAGGAAATCACGGAGATCACGACCAGCCTGAAAGCGCTGGCTAAGGAGCTCAGCGTTCCCATCATCGCGCTGTCGCAGCTCTCGCGTCAGGTCGAATCCCGCGAGGACAAGCGGCCGCAGCTCTCCGACTTGCGTGAATCCGGCTCGATCGAGCAGGACGCCGACGTCGTGCTGTTCGTGTTCCGCGAGGAATATTACCTTGCCATGAAGGAGCCGCGCCCCGGCACCGAGGAACACGCCAAATGGCAGGCCGACATGGAACGCACGGTCGGCCGGGCCGAAGTCATCATCGGCAAGCAGCGCCATGGTCCGACCGGTACGGTCGAACTGCACTTCGATGCCTCCGTCACGCGCTTCGGCGACCTCGCGCATGACGGCCAGTTGCCGGATCGCAGCGACTACTAA
- the alr gene encoding alanine racemase: MASDPKMIPQSGLLSAEANQAAALAAYGGVLTVDLDAIIANWRKLEKTAVPAECSAVIKADAYGCGATQVAHALNKAGCKTFFVATIEEARTVRAAVPEATIYVLGGYFQNTGEHYAKINCRPVIGDLNELAEWDVFCRRTGWSGGAAIHIDTGMNRLGLTLSEAQAIIPRINAGDHGITLVMSHLVSAEQLNSPVNAKQLASFRGIASEFSGVPAALANSSGIFLGAPFQFDLVRPGAALYGVNPTPEADNPMQPVVDLKARIVQVRNAERGESVGYGGTWTARRPTKLAIIAVGYADGYFRAASSNDGTRGAEVIVAGKRCPVAGRISMDLIAIDITDLPPNAARRGHMVTLLGDGITVDELAHHFGTIGYEVLTSLGRRYARVYKGGNDVEPLAKPAPAPAAEQPPAPPPVEQLASPPPLPS; encoded by the coding sequence ATGGCGTCCGACCCGAAAATGATCCCGCAATCCGGCCTTCTCTCTGCGGAGGCCAACCAGGCTGCCGCGCTCGCAGCCTATGGCGGTGTGCTCACCGTCGATCTCGACGCCATCATCGCCAACTGGCGCAAGCTCGAGAAAACGGCGGTGCCGGCGGAATGCTCGGCGGTGATCAAAGCCGACGCCTATGGCTGCGGCGCTACGCAGGTCGCGCATGCCCTGAACAAGGCCGGCTGCAAGACCTTCTTCGTCGCCACCATCGAGGAAGCGCGCACCGTGCGCGCGGCGGTGCCGGAGGCCACGATCTACGTGCTCGGCGGCTATTTCCAGAACACCGGCGAGCACTACGCGAAAATCAACTGCCGCCCCGTGATCGGAGATCTCAACGAGCTTGCCGAATGGGACGTGTTCTGCCGCCGCACCGGCTGGTCGGGAGGTGCTGCGATCCACATCGACACCGGCATGAACCGACTCGGGCTGACGCTATCGGAAGCGCAGGCCATCATCCCCCGCATCAATGCCGGCGATCACGGCATCACGCTGGTGATGAGCCATTTGGTCTCGGCCGAGCAGCTCAACAGCCCCGTCAACGCCAAACAGCTCGCTTCCTTCCGCGGCATTGCCAGCGAATTTTCCGGCGTGCCGGCGGCACTCGCCAATTCCTCCGGTATTTTCCTCGGTGCGCCGTTCCAGTTCGACCTGGTGCGGCCGGGCGCTGCCCTCTACGGCGTCAACCCGACGCCGGAGGCCGACAACCCGATGCAGCCGGTGGTGGACCTGAAAGCGCGCATCGTGCAGGTCCGCAATGCCGAGCGCGGCGAGAGCGTCGGCTATGGCGGCACCTGGACCGCGCGGCGGCCGACCAAGCTCGCGATCATCGCGGTCGGCTATGCCGACGGCTATTTCCGTGCCGCCAGCTCCAATGACGGCACCCGCGGCGCCGAAGTGATCGTCGCCGGCAAGCGCTGCCCGGTGGCGGGCCGCATCTCCATGGACCTGATCGCGATCGACATCACCGATCTGCCGCCGAACGCGGCGCGGCGCGGCCACATGGTGACGCTGCTCGGCGACGGCATCACCGTCGACGAGCTTGCGCATCATTTCGGCACCATTGGCTACGAGGTTCTGACCAGCCTCGGCCGCCGCTACGCGCGGGTCTACAAGGGCGGCAATGACGTGGAGCCGCTGGCAAAGCCGGCTCCCGCGCCAGCGGCCGAGCAGCCGCCCGCGCCCCCTCCGGTCGAGCAGCTGGCGAGCCCGCCGCCGCTGCCGAGCTAA